GTTCACCACGTGCGCCGCCGCCGGAATTCCCATGAGCTGGAAGACGGTGACGAACGGGCTGGCGGTGACGTCGGCGGCCGGTTGGATGCGGGTCCAGGGGACCACGCCGATGAGCACGATCATCGAGCCGATATAGAAGAGGATGAGGCGCCCGACCATGGAGCGCATGGCGCGGGGCACGGCGCGCTCCGGGTCCCTGGCCTCGCCTGCCGTCACCGCGACGATTTCTGCCCCGATGTAGCCGTAAATGACAAACACGATCGCCATCCACATGCCCGAGAGGCCGCGCGGGAAAAATCCGCCGTGCGCGGTGTAATTTCGCGCCCCGATCGCGGGATGGCCCACGCCCAGCAGCATGGCCGCGCCGAATACGATGAACAAAATGATGGCAACCACCTTGATCATCGCGAACCAGTATTCAAATGTGCCGAAGCTGCCGACGCTGCGCGCATTCACCCACAACAGTCCCGCCGAAAACGCCACAATCCACAGCCACGACGGCAGGTTGGGAAACCACCAGCGGCAGTACACCGCCACCGCCGCAGCTTCACCGCCAATCGCGATCGCCTGCACCGCCCAGTAGGTGTAGCGCACGACGAACCCAGCCCAGCGTCCCAGGTAAATCTCGGCATGTACGCCGAACGAGCCGGCGGTGGGGTGCGCGACCGCCATTTCCGAGAGCGCCCCCATCAGCAGCAGCGTGATGATCGCGCCGAGAACGAAGGTCAGGGTCACGGCCGGCCCGGCGGCGCGCACGGCCAGCGAGCTGCCAAGGAATAGCCCGGTTCCAATCGCTCCGCCAATGGCGATCATCGCCACTTGGCGTGACGAGAGTTGCCGGTGCAGCCCGGCTTCCTTGTCCACCACGGCGGACGAAATGTCGGTCAGCGAACGGGTTTCGGCAGCCAAGCGAGACCCCACAAGGTGCCGAGAGTATATCCCGCGGCCGAAATCACCCCCCTTCGGGATGATGAACCTTCGTATGTGACAGGTGCGGAGAGGCTTAGGAATTGACCTGCAGTTGACCCGCGCTGCATTGAGGTCATCCGGCGCCAAGCCGCATAGTGCGCCCGAGTACGGAGACTTCCTCATGAAGACCTACGACGATTGGTACTCGGACCTGGGCGGCGCTCCGGTAGCAGGAATGCGTTCCACCATCGTGCGCGTTGGGTTCAAACAGGAGAAGCGGGTGCAAGAGAGTTTCTCGGCGGCCGGCGAGCGCAAGGCGTTGAACTGGCTGGCGACGCGGCTGCCGGCGTGGGTGAACTCAGACCGCCTCACGGTGCTGGGCTCGCTCGGGATGATGCTGGGGGGCGGTTCGTACGCGCTGGCGCGCTGGCATGCCTGGGGACTGCTGGGCGCCACCTTCTTTCTCGCCGTCAACTGGTTCGGTGACAGCCTGGACGGCACGCTTGCCCGCCTGCGCCATTGCCAGCGGCCGCGCTACGGCTTCTACGTCGACCACCTGCTCGACAGCTTCGGCGCGCTGTTCTTGATGGCGGGGCTGGCGCTCTCCGGCTACGTCAATCCGTGGATCGCCATGGGCATGTTGGTCGCCTTTCTGCTGCTTTCCATCGAGGTTTATCTGACGACCTACACGCTGGGTTCGTTCCGGCTTTCGTATGGCAGGCTTGGCCCCACGGAAATGCGCATGGCGCTCGCCCTCGGCAACCTCGCGCTCTTCTTCCGCGGCAACCCTCGCGTGCTCGGCGGACGATTTCTGCTGTTGGACGTCGGCGGCATCATTGGAATTGCCGGCATGACGATCGTGCTGCTGATATCTGCCGCAACTCATATCGCGCAGCTCTACCGCGAGGAGCGCCTGCCATGAAGAAGCGGTCGCTGGTCGATGGTCATTGGTCGATAGCCGGCAGGCGAGGTGAACTGCCCGGCACCCGTCGGCGATTGGGGCGGTTCAGCCTGGTCGGCGCCCTGGGCATCGCTGTGCAGCTCGGCGTGCTGGCATTGCTGCGGCGCGCGGGCATGGATTACCTGATCGCCACCGTGCTGGCGGTCGAGGCCGCCATCCTGCATAACTTCGTCTGGCACGAGCGCTATACCTGGCGCGACCGCGGCGTTGTGTCCGGGTGGGAATCGCTTGCGCGGCTGGTGCGTTTTCACCTGACCAACGGGGCGGTTTCGCTGGCGGGCAACGCGGTGGCGATGCGATGGCTGGTCGGCGAACTGCACTTGCCCGTAATCGCAGCAAACCTGATTGCCATCACGACATGCTGGCTGCTGAACTTCGTGCTCAGCGATCGCGTGGTGTTCACGCGCTGCGAGAGTTAGTCCGTTCATAGGGATCTGTAAGCTTCTTAGAATCTGTAGGCCCCCGCACCCTCGCGGGGGCCGCATCTTCCCAGTCCCCAAGCTCCGGTGTGGTGCGGGCGCCCTCGCCTGCGAGATCTGTCTTCGTACCGCGCATACGTCCCCTACGCAGGCTACCGGTGACTCAAGAGTTGCTGGGCCCTGCCAACATCGTTGGGGAGAAGATCAGCCGGTACAGGGACGCCAGCCATGAAGACCTGATACCTGGCACAACGCGTCTTGTCGCCGTGGCAAAAGGTCGTCTTCATCAGGCTCGCCACACATGGCATCTGGGCCATTTGGTCGATGAAGAACGGACATGTTCGCAGTTTCTCGCAATCCGCCATGGTCACCTCCTCGTAACATCCGCCGAGCGGGTTTGCCAATGAACGGCAGCTCCAAGGTAACTTAACCGTCCCAGCGTGTCTTTGCGGTGACTCCAATCACAGGCGGTCGTGCCAGTCGGGTCGCACGCCAGTGAACCTGGAGATCAACCTAAAATTGAGCCGTTGATTGCAGAGCTAGATCGAGTAGGGAACTTCTCTGGGCTTGCCCTCGCCCGCGACTCCGCAATCCTGCACTAGGCGTCAGAACCTCAACAAATACGACACCTTCACAAAAAACTCACGATTGTCGTTGATGAACGAACTGCGCGTGCGCCGCAGGTTGCCGTCCGGGCCGAGCGCCAGTAAGCGGTCGATATTTTCCGCGTTGCTGTTATAGCCCGCATAAATCGCCGTGCCCGGGTGCAGCAGATAGGAGATCAGGAAATCGGCATTCATGGTCTTGGCCGGGGCCAGCGAGGTCCACAGCGGATTGGCGAGGATCGAGTTGTACTGCAGGATGACCCTGGCCGACAGCTCGCGCGTGAACTGGTAATTCCACTTCGAGCGGAGGATGTGGTTATTGAACGCGGGCAGCCTTGACTCCACGCCGCCCAGTCGGAACCATAGGTACGAGTTGTCAACCTGCAGCCGGTTGACCGGATGCAGCGTCATCTCCAGGTCAACTCCATTGCGTCGCGCCAGGTACGGCGGCGCGGCGACGGCGGGCGCATAATTGACGCGGCGCCCCCAGCGGTAATCAATCGAGAACGAAACCTGCGGCAGCGGCGCGCTCCGAAACTGCACGACGTTGGTGTGCCGCAGAAAATCGACGTTGCGCGCGAGCACGCTGAAATCGCGCGGGCGCAGTGTCTCCGCCTCGGTCGCGTAACCGTAATTGATGCGCGTCTGGCGATGAAACTCGATGTAGAACTGCGGCTCGACTCCCCAATTGATCGTGTTCCCTTCGCGGTCGCGGATCTGGTACGAGTTCAGGTCTGTCCCGTAGTTCAGCACATACCGGCTCTTCTTCGGCCACCAGGTGTAATTCACGTCTTCGTTGATAGTGTGAATGTCGGGCTGCGGATCGAAGCCGGAGAGTGTGCGGAAACCGTCGCTGCGCCCGGTGTAATGCAGGTCGGCATTCAGCGCGTGGCTGCTCTTGGCGAGGTCGAACTCGAACGCCGGACCGGCCAGGTAGCTGCCGTCGGTATTGCGCGTGGCGCTCTCGACCGCTTGGAAGCTGGTGATCACCGTCTTGCTGAGGCGAATGCGGCCGTCCACGCCGCCAACGCGGTTGAAGGCGCCATCGAACTCGCGGTCGGTGTAGATCACGCCCAGTGTGGAATCCCGCAATATGTCGCGGGCGGCGCGCACAATCGCGAACTGCGCGCGCTTGCCGGCGAGCGGATCGTTATCGGGCACAATCAGGCCCGGCGAGCGATCGTCGGCCGCCAGCGCTCCGATCGAGAAGCGCCCCAGGCGGCCGGTCAACCGCGCCCCGAACTGCGGGTTGGCGATGCGCCGCGTAAAGAACAGGTTGATCGGCGTAGCGAAATAGCTGGCGTTTTCCAGGAAGAACGGGCGCTTCTCCGGGAAGAATACTTCGAAGCGCTGGCTGACCGTAACTTGCGGCTGGTCGGATTCAATCTGGCTGAAATCAGGTTCGATCGTGAAGTCCAGCACCAGGCTTTTCTTCAGGATGAACTTGGAATCCACGCCGCCATCCACCTTGGCCGTTTTCGCAGTAAATTGTGGTGCGCTGGGATCGCGCAGGTCGAGGCCGCGGAACGAGCGCAACAGCCCGTAGGGGATGAATTGCATGTTGCGCCCGGGCGAGATGTTTTCGATTCCGCCCAGATCGGCGGATTGGCTGGCCAGACCGACAACGTTTTGCGTGCAGCGCGGCCAGAAGGTTTTCTCGGCGTTGCGCGTGATGTCGCGCTGCAGCAGGATACCCCAAGTCTGCACGTCTGCGTTGGCAAAGCGCAGGCTCTTGAACGGGATGGCAATCCAAACCACGTAGCCCCGGTCGGTGAGCTTGCCGCGCGAGTCCCAGACCGTGTCGAAGGTAAAGTCCTCGTTGTTATTGGTCTCATCGTCGATGCCATCTGCCTGCACGCCCAGCGGGTTCACCAGAAATTCATACATCCTGTGGTGGTCATGGAAGGTGTCCAGCCAGACATCGACGAAATCATCGCTGAAGCCCTGGTCGCGCGCGCTGAGGTGGGCGCGGATGGCGTTGGGATTGGAATCGAAGCAGACGAAGATGATGTACAGGGTCTTATCGTCGTAGCCAAGATAAGCGACGGTTTTCTGCGTGGAAGGCGCGCCGTCGTTGGGGCGCCACTGGCGAAAGTCATCCACCTTCGCCAGCTTTCCTTCCCATTCTGAATTGGCTTTCATGGCAAGGTAGTCTTCCAGCTTGGGACCCGAGTTCAGCCGCGGAATGCGCACCGACGCGGGAGGCGCCGAGGTCGGACGCAGTTGCGCCCATCCGCCGCCTGCCGCCAGCAGGATGACCGCGGTGATCAGGGCTACGCGAAGCATGTACATGCGAACGGGCGCGCCGACGGTGACCTCCGCCCTGTTTCAGACGTAGCGGTCGCCAGAAGGTCAACAGAAAGACTGGGTGTGCGTCAGCGGTTTGCTCAGCGCCTACATGAAGATTACGCTCCCTGTCCCACAGAAGTTCCCGTCCGAGGAAGGCCGCATCACATCTGCCTTTGATTTGCATCACATAGCCCTGTAATCGGCCTCCTTCCCACCGCGCCGGCCTACGCCGAAACTGTTGGATGCGGAGCGCTGTCCCGCTTGAGGGGATCTGCGCGCGTAGAGCACCATGGCTGCGACCTCACATCCCGGCCTCCGACTAGGGCGCATCCTGCTGGCCACCGATTTTTCGCCCGCCGCACAAGCCGCCCTCCGCCATGCCGCCCGTCTGGCCA
This genomic window from Terriglobia bacterium contains:
- a CDS encoding amino acid permease, translated to MRKSPYSGALCGLAPDDLNAARVNCRSIPKPLRTCHIRRFIIPKGGDFGRGIYSRHLVGSRLAAETRSLTDISSAVVDKEAGLHRQLSSRQVAMIAIGGAIGTGLFLGSSLAVRAAGPAVTLTFVLGAIITLLLMGALSEMAVAHPTAGSFGVHAEIYLGRWAGFVVRYTYWAVQAIAIGGEAAAVAVYCRWWFPNLPSWLWIVAFSAGLLWVNARSVGSFGTFEYWFAMIKVVAIILFIVFGAAMLLGVGHPAIGARNYTAHGGFFPRGLSGMWMAIVFVIYGYIGAEIVAVTAGEARDPERAVPRAMRSMVGRLILFYIGSMIVLIGVVPWTRIQPAADVTASPFVTVFQLMGIPAAAHVVNFVVLTAALSSINCNFYLVTRMMFSLARGGYAPSVFGQVSRQGTPVNALLISTFGLALATVMAVLFPLTAYVYMFGIALFGGLFIWLMIFRLCAGI
- a CDS encoding carbohydrate binding family 9 domain-containing protein, translated to MLRVALITAVILLAAGGGWAQLRPTSAPPASVRIPRLNSGPKLEDYLAMKANSEWEGKLAKVDDFRQWRPNDGAPSTQKTVAYLGYDDKTLYIIFVCFDSNPNAIRAHLSARDQGFSDDFVDVWLDTFHDHHRMYEFLVNPLGVQADGIDDETNNNEDFTFDTVWDSRGKLTDRGYVVWIAIPFKSLRFANADVQTWGILLQRDITRNAEKTFWPRCTQNVVGLASQSADLGGIENISPGRNMQFIPYGLLRSFRGLDLRDPSAPQFTAKTAKVDGGVDSKFILKKSLVLDFTIEPDFSQIESDQPQVTVSQRFEVFFPEKRPFFLENASYFATPINLFFTRRIANPQFGARLTGRLGRFSIGALAADDRSPGLIVPDNDPLAGKRAQFAIVRAARDILRDSTLGVIYTDREFDGAFNRVGGVDGRIRLSKTVITSFQAVESATRNTDGSYLAGPAFEFDLAKSSHALNADLHYTGRSDGFRTLSGFDPQPDIHTINEDVNYTWWPKKSRYVLNYGTDLNSYQIRDREGNTINWGVEPQFYIEFHRQTRINYGYATEAETLRPRDFSVLARNVDFLRHTNVVQFRSAPLPQVSFSIDYRWGRRVNYAPAVAAPPYLARRNGVDLEMTLHPVNRLQVDNSYLWFRLGGVESRLPAFNNHILRSKWNYQFTRELSARVILQYNSILANPLWTSLAPAKTMNADFLISYLLHPGTAIYAGYNSNAENIDRLLALGPDGNLRRTRSSFINDNREFFVKVSYLLRF
- a CDS encoding CDP-alcohol phosphatidyltransferase family protein, yielding MRSTIVRVGFKQEKRVQESFSAAGERKALNWLATRLPAWVNSDRLTVLGSLGMMLGGGSYALARWHAWGLLGATFFLAVNWFGDSLDGTLARLRHCQRPRYGFYVDHLLDSFGALFLMAGLALSGYVNPWIAMGMLVAFLLLSIEVYLTTYTLGSFRLSYGRLGPTEMRMALALGNLALFFRGNPRVLGGRFLLLDVGGIIGIAGMTIVLLISAATHIAQLYREERLP
- a CDS encoding GtrA family protein, translated to MKKRSLVDGHWSIAGRRGELPGTRRRLGRFSLVGALGIAVQLGVLALLRRAGMDYLIATVLAVEAAILHNFVWHERYTWRDRGVVSGWESLARLVRFHLTNGAVSLAGNAVAMRWLVGELHLPVIAANLIAITTCWLLNFVLSDRVVFTRCES